The segment TTTAAGATCATTGAATGAACCTTGAGATCCTGTGGATCCTGATGTTGCAAAGATGTAAATGTTTTTATTTTTCACATTGTTTTCTTCAATGAATGTGTTGATTATTGTCGGTGCAGTGTACCACCATATGGGAAATCCTATTATCAACGTATCGTATTCAGTCAAATCTACTATAGAAGATATTTCGGGTCTTGATGATTTGTCTTTCATTTCTATGCTTGAGCGGCTATTTTCATCATGCCAGTTCAAATCGGCACTTGTATATTTTTCTTTGGGTGTTATTTCATGTATGTCGGCAGATATGGTGTGGCTTATGAGTTCTGCGACTTTTTTTGTCTGTCCACTTGCTGAAAAATAAGCTACTAGTCTGTTTGTCATATTATCACATTTATTGTATTGTATTACTTTATATATTATTTGGATGATATATAATTTTTGATAAGCTGAATAAAAATATAATTTATAATAAAAATTAGTAAATCGTCTATGCAATAAATTTAAAGTGAATGAATAAAACGATAAAAAATCTAAAAAAAGAGAAAATGGTTTGATTATTATATTTCAGAATATAATAATCCCATTGCTCTATTACTAAAGAATAGTAAATAAGCATCTATAATTCCCATAATGACTGATGCAATAGTTTTATTGAAAATTGCACCAGTTATTGCACCGAATATTCCTGTAATAATTAATATAACAAGTAAAACTGCTATAAGGGTTAATATTACTTTGACAAATCCAATATTAAATATGTCATCGATAGCTGCTTTTATATCTAGAGCAACAGATAAATCCTCTGTTTTTGCCAGTCTACATATACCCATTGTATATGCAAGGGAAAATATTAGAATTAAAATAAATCCAACGATGTATACAATCCAATTTTTAAATACCATTGATAATAATAAGATTATAATTACTGGTACTATGAAGTAAACTATTGATACAATAACTGATTTAACACCATTTATTGATTGTCTTTGAAAATCTACTTCTGGTGATGCTGTACTTCGTCTGATTCCTGATTTAATAATATCTAATCCATAACCTTCTAATAAAAATGAAATTAGTATAGAAATTATAACACCTATAATTGCTAGTAAGAAAGCAAAAAATGAGCCTTCTCCGGTCATAAGTGCTGTTTCAACACCAGTTACACCTATAACGAGTCCTAATATTAGTCCTAAAATAAGGTATATAAATAATGATTTTAAATTATCAGCAGGATATGAAATAGAATCTACTATGATATCCATAATTTCCATTGTTTATGTCTCCATTTAATTAAAACTCAAAATGAGTCTATAATTAATTATGTATATGAAATTATTTAAATATTACTTTTAAATTATATTAAAAAGAGTAAAAAGTAGATGAGGATTAAATCAGTGGTACAATGGAATATACGCTGATTAACACTATTACAGTTAAAATTACAATAGCACCCAATGGTACTTTTTTCCATGAAAGTGCCGCTGCAACAACAGCACCTATTAAACCTATATACCATAGCTGATTATCCACTGTCAATACACCTGGTACAATCAATGCGGCTAAGGCCGTGTAGGGTATTAAATCCAAGAACTTCTCAATTTTTCTGTCAAAGTTTATCTTACCCATAAATACTGCGGGTAATAGTCGTGGAATAAAGGTTACGATGGCACACCCCAATATCATCAAATAAATGGCATCCATCAGCAATCAGCCCCCTGATTATCATTTACTAAGTAGACATCATCTATGATTCTCATTCCTATTAAGGCACCAAGTAGTGTAGAAACTATCAGTGACCAGTTACCTATAACAAATTGCAGTAATGTATTGATAATGGCGGTTATAGCTACGAGTAATCCTATTTTATGATTTTTCTTGATTGATGGAACCAGTATTGCCACAAACAATGCATACAATGATATGTTAAAGCTGTTTGTAACTATTAATGGGAGCAGATCCAGGACAAAAACTCCTATCATTGCACCGAAAATCCATGACAGCCAGGAAGTTAATGCTATGCCAATATATACCCATATTGATGATTTTTCCATTAATGAAAATAATGCGAATGATTCATCGGTAACCAGATGTGCAGATAAAGCGTTTAATGCAATGGAAGTCTTGGTAGCCTTATTATATACACATGTATTCATTACCATATATCTCAAGTTTACAACAAAATTAGTCAGAATAATGGCTATGATGGTTGCCTGATTTGCCAACATCGTCACGGCAATTATCTCACCGGCACCCGCATATACCAATACGGAAAATGACACGGTTTGAATCGGATCAAGACCTGCTTTAATGGCAAGTGCCGCATAACCGATACCCATTGGAATATATCCCATGGTTATTGGTATTGCCTTTTTAAAACCATAGATAAATTCATCTTTCTTTGATGTGATAATAACGACTCCTTCTTTAAAAATAAAGATATGTTTGAATTATTATTTATATTTATAGTATTTATCCCATTATTAATCATTTGCACCTAAACTATGGATAATAATCAATTTATTTAATATTTAGATGATATGATATTATTATATTCTATATTAACTATATATAATTTAATTATTGTAATTTATTCAATTGTAAATAAATTATTTTTTATAAAGTTAATCAATTTTTTAATTTAGAAGATTATTATTAATGAGATGACATATATAAGTATATGAAAGAAAAAACCTCCTGGCAACAAAGATATTGGTTAAACTGCTTAAAGAATATCGTTCCCACTAAACGATTGAATAAGGCAATTGATTATGCAGATACCCATGAAATCATCGATATGAAAGTGGAGGACAATCACTTTACGGCTAAGATTATACATGATGAGAATAATGTTTTTGGTTGTGAAATTATTTTAAAAAAGTTTACGGACACTGAAAAAAGCGTTATTAATACCATTAAATCTCAGAGTAAATATATGAAGGATATAGAGGAGAATATATTTACCGAAGAATTTCATAAAGAATTATATAAAAATAGGATAAACATATTTCCATCATCCATAATTAGCATAGATATGAATTGTGATTGCAACAAGAACAAAACATTATGTAATCATATCTTATCATTAATGTATAAACTAACATTTGAATTGGAGGATAATCCCTTTTTATTATTTGAATTAAAAGGTTATCAGTTATCATCATCTTCATATAAGCAAGGCAGTCAAAACAAATATGATGACAAACAGGAAGAACACGATGATACATATAAAAATAATTCAGAAGAAAGTGAAGACACAAAAAATACCATGGATTCACAAGAAACCATTTCTAATGATAACACTATGGGAATTAAAGATATTGAACACCTATTCTATAACAACTATCTAATCAACAATAACAGTACCAGTCATATATCCTTAGACAACATACCCGATTTATACACCCAAACAGTAAATATGTTGAATAATCAGGAGTTCATAGATGAAGATATGGAGTTATTCCTGGAAAAATTATTCAATAACTTAGATAAATACATAAATAATGATATAAAATATCATAAATTAAACAAGAATTACTATAATGATTTTATCTACACGCCACATCAAAACAGGAATCAGAAACATACCTCAATCTTCTTTGACTATAAATGGGGTCATGTAGATAAATGGACAAATTTTTCCATCAACATAAACAGTAACTACAGTATTTCAACAATTGATGTCGGAATAAAAAGTAATTTCAACAAATACAAATCATCAAAACTGCTGTTTGGATTTCTCGTAGAATACAATAAGGCTATTGACAAACCATTAGGTAATCTGTTTAACTTTTTAGATAAATTATACTTAACAACACTGGAACTGATTAAAAAACATGCCATAATGCCGGAGATATTTAAGTTCAACGACAAATATAAAATCAGGTGGATTCCGGCAGTATACAATCGATTGATATCCAATCTGATGGGACAATTAGCCATGTCATGTCCGGAGTATCTGTTGACATTCAACCGTATGAGAGTAAACAGTGAAAATCAAATCATTACATTCATCAGCATAATAATCGATGGACTTATTAAGTCATACATTGACACTCTAAATAAAAAAGAACAAAACAGATTATTATCAAAGCATATTTATGCATTGTTTTTAGGTGAAAGTAAGAAAATAAACGTGATACAAAATATCAAAGGTATAAATAATCTTCTTGCATTTAAGGAAGATAAGAAATATAACTATGAACTGTTCATATACATCAGACAACTTGAAGACTCATTCAAATTGGATGTTAAAGTAAGCATTGAAGATGATAAGAAAGTAAATATCAATAGGCTATTGAAGGATACAGTTGATGATAAATTAAAAAGGCAACTTGAAAATGATCTTAACGTTATAAATCAAATTATCCCATCTGATAATAGAATAAAAAACAATAAAGAGGATATGCTTCTTACAACCAATCAGTTTACAGAATTCTTTAATAAAAGCATACCCCTACTTGAAAATATGGGCGTGAAAATAATACTTCCAAAGAGTCTTAAACGCTTATGGCATCCAAAACTGGTATTGAATATCAATGAAAACAGGAGCGATAATTCTTATCTATCACTGGAGAATATAATGGACTTTGACTGGAAAGTAGCTATCGGGGATGAAAATTATTCATTAAATGAATTTAAAAGACTTTCAGAAGAAAATAAAAGCTTGATTAAAGTATCCAATGACTATGTTATCATGGACTATAATGATGTATTGAACATTTTAAAACAGATGAACAATCTTCCTGATAAACTTGACAATATGGAGTTAATCAAATCCATGCTTACCGGTCAATTTGATGAGATAACGGTAAACGTTGATAGTCAGTTTAAAAATAGGTTATTTAACAACCAAATAATACAGGATGATAAGCTTCCAAAACATCTTAATGCCGACCTTAGGGATTATCAGATAACAGGATATAATTGGCTAAAACAGAATTATATGCTGGGATTTGGTTCAATCCTTGCCGATGATATGGGTCTTGGAAAAACACTACAGGTATTGACATTAATAGAATACTTAAAAGAAGAGGATGTGCTCAATGATAGTAAAGTATTGGTGGTTGCACCTACAGGTTTACTAATTAACTGGCAGATGGAAATAGAGAAGTTCACGCCAAAATTAAAGTCACACATCTATCATGGTAGCGATAGAATTATAGGGGATGATGAATTTGATATTCTCATTACATCATATGGTATCATAAGACAGGACTTGAAAATATTGAATAACATTGACTGGAACTTAATAGTCATAGACGAGGCCCAGAAGATTAAAAATCCATCAACTCAACAAACCAGGGCGGTCAAATCACTTAAATCCAAGAATAAAATCGCTTTAACAGGTACGCCTATTGAAAATAATCTATCGGAATACTGGAGTATATTCGACTTTGTTAACTATGGTTATCTGGGTAAGTTAAATGATTTTAAGAAATCATATCTAAACCCTATTGAAAAAGATGAAAATCCAGATTCATTAAACAGTCTTAAAACCATTACACAGCCATTTATACTTAGAAGATTAAAGACTGATGATGATATCATACAAGATCTTCCTGATAAGATTACTAATGATTTGTATTGTAATTTATCCGCTAAACAGGCGGTTTTATATAATGAAACATTAAATGCATATATGGATAATATTGAAAAACTTGAAAGCATCAATAGAAGAGGTAAAATATTTGAATTGATCAATTCGTTAAAGCAGATTTGTAATCATCCGGCACAACTTACAAAATCACGTAATGTAAATATTAATGACTCTGGTAAGATGCAGTTGCTGATAAATACACTTGAATCAATCTTGGATAATGATGAGAAGGTATTGATATTTACCCAATATGTTCAGATGGGTAAGATAATCAAGAAAGTCCTGGAGGATAAGTTTGATGAGGATGTTCTATTCCTGCATGGATCATTATCCCGCTATAAGAGGGATAAGCTAGTTAGAAAATTCCAGTCTGATGATGACTCCAGGATATTTATTTTATCCCTGAAGGCTGGAGGTACCGGCTTAAACCTTACCGCTGCATGTAACGTTATTCATTATGACCTTTGGTGGAATCCTGCAGTTGAAAACCAGGCTACCGATAGGGCATATCGTATTGGACAGGATGTTAATGTAATGGTGTATAGATTCATTACCACGGGTACATTTGAAGAACGCATCAATGATATGCTTGAAGATAAACAGGAGTTGGCTGATATTACAATAGGCAGTGGAGGTAAATTCATTACTGAAATGGATGATGATACGTTAAGACAATTGCTTAGATTAAGAAATAGGATAGACTAAATTATCTTGAAACGGAATAAAATTGATAGTAATATATGTATTGAATTTATTTGAAAATCAGTTTCTTAGAAAGGGGGTTAGGTTAAAGTTATAAATTAACTTTGTACTTATGTTTGTGAGATAGCATCTACAGGACATGCTTCAGCACATAATCCACAGCCTACACATGCTGCTTCATCGATTACGTGTGGGTTTCCTTCTGCGATACAGTTTGTTGGACATGCTTGCATACATAATCCACAAGCTACACAATTATCTCCTATTTTGTATGGGTTTGCCATTATAAATCACCTATTAAATTTTATTTTTTAATATATACGAATTTATTGCGCAATATTAAAAGTATACTTTTATTGTTATTTAACTATCTAATTTTCATAATATATAAATATCTTTCTTTTTAGGTTTAACTAACTTTTTTAATACTTCTTTAAATAACTTGATTTGAATATACAACAGGTTCTAAAATTAAATAAGTAAATTAAAGGGTTTAGCAGATAGTGGATTATCGAAATACGCTCAGATAAAAAAATTAAAAAAAATATGTTTTTTATTTAAGGTATGTAGACATTATAAGAAATATGATTGATAAAATGATAATCCTCAAGTAAATAAAAATATTAACCAGATGATAATATTCATCTTATAATGAATGTAAAGCGGATCATGTATGTTGACATTTTACAATTATGTTAAATTATTAATCTTACAGTAATTAACAATGAAAATAAGTTGTTATTGATAGGTCCATCAACAATATACTATGATTATTATTGTAATTTCGGTGAATAAAATAATAGATAGGGGAATTAAATATTTAATTTATCTATTATATAGAAAACTATATTATAATACCAAATAGTAGTATTTTGTATATTTAATATTGATTATAATATTCATATCAATTTTTATTTGAAATATAAAATCAATAATTAATTTATTGGTAATTGAAAACAATCACTATATTTATTAAGAGTTAATTATAAATATTTAAATGATATTATAAAAGTAATATTTGAACAAAATACTTATTTCATAAGGATATTTCAATATTAGACATGTTTATAATATCATTTCTAAAAAAAAAAATTAAATATCAAAGGTATATATGATGAATAGAAAAACTAAAGGATGTTTGGTTTTTTTAATGCTATTGTTTTTAACAATAGGTGCCGTTAGTGCAGCTGACGTATCTGATGATTCATCAGCCGATACAGTAACCGCTACAGAACCATCATCCTCAGACAATGTTGTTTCTACAGCATCAGCCAATGATAACTCCAACAGTAAAGTTAGTTCAACGGGTTCACAGAAAAATTTGAAAACTGCAAATGACGTTACAGATAACATCATTAGTACTTATGATAAGAACATA is part of the Methanosphaera sp. BMS genome and harbors:
- a CDS encoding flavodoxin; translated protein: MTNRLVAYFSASGQTKKVAELISHTISADIHEITPKEKYTSADLNWHDENSRSSIEMKDKSSRPEISSIVDLTEYDTLIIGFPIWWYTAPTIINTFIEENNVKNKNIYIFATSGSTGSQGSFNDLKTAYPDNNWIDAKRLTVNENPDNIKEWIIK
- a CDS encoding DUF4013 domain-containing protein — protein: MEIMDIIVDSISYPADNLKSLFIYLILGLILGLVIGVTGVETALMTGEGSFFAFLLAIIGVIISILISFLLEGYGLDIIKSGIRRSTASPEVDFQRQSINGVKSVIVSIVYFIVPVIIILLLSMVFKNWIVYIVGFILILIFSLAYTMGICRLAKTEDLSVALDIKAAIDDIFNIGFVKVILTLIAVLLVILIITGIFGAITGAIFNKTIASVIMGIIDAYLLFFSNRAMGLLYSEI
- a CDS encoding AzlD domain-containing protein is translated as MDAIYLMILGCAIVTFIPRLLPAVFMGKINFDRKIEKFLDLIPYTALAALIVPGVLTVDNQLWYIGLIGAVVAAALSWKKVPLGAIVILTVIVLISVYSIVPLI
- a CDS encoding AzlC family ABC transporter permease is translated as MGYIPMGIGYAALAIKAGLDPIQTVSFSVLVYAGAGEIIAVTMLANQATIIAIILTNFVVNLRYMVMNTCVYNKATKTSIALNALSAHLVTDESFALFSLMEKSSIWVYIGIALTSWLSWIFGAMIGVFVLDLLPLIVTNSFNISLYALFVAILVPSIKKNHKIGLLVAITAIINTLLQFVIGNWSLIVSTLLGALIGMRIIDDVYLVNDNQGADC
- a CDS encoding DEAD/DEAH box helicase, encoding MKEKTSWQQRYWLNCLKNIVPTKRLNKAIDYADTHEIIDMKVEDNHFTAKIIHDENNVFGCEIILKKFTDTEKSVINTIKSQSKYMKDIEENIFTEEFHKELYKNRINIFPSSIISIDMNCDCNKNKTLCNHILSLMYKLTFELEDNPFLLFELKGYQLSSSSYKQGSQNKYDDKQEEHDDTYKNNSEESEDTKNTMDSQETISNDNTMGIKDIEHLFYNNYLINNNSTSHISLDNIPDLYTQTVNMLNNQEFIDEDMELFLEKLFNNLDKYINNDIKYHKLNKNYYNDFIYTPHQNRNQKHTSIFFDYKWGHVDKWTNFSININSNYSISTIDVGIKSNFNKYKSSKLLFGFLVEYNKAIDKPLGNLFNFLDKLYLTTLELIKKHAIMPEIFKFNDKYKIRWIPAVYNRLISNLMGQLAMSCPEYLLTFNRMRVNSENQIITFISIIIDGLIKSYIDTLNKKEQNRLLSKHIYALFLGESKKINVIQNIKGINNLLAFKEDKKYNYELFIYIRQLEDSFKLDVKVSIEDDKKVNINRLLKDTVDDKLKRQLENDLNVINQIIPSDNRIKNNKEDMLLTTNQFTEFFNKSIPLLENMGVKIILPKSLKRLWHPKLVLNINENRSDNSYLSLENIMDFDWKVAIGDENYSLNEFKRLSEENKSLIKVSNDYVIMDYNDVLNILKQMNNLPDKLDNMELIKSMLTGQFDEITVNVDSQFKNRLFNNQIIQDDKLPKHLNADLRDYQITGYNWLKQNYMLGFGSILADDMGLGKTLQVLTLIEYLKEEDVLNDSKVLVVAPTGLLINWQMEIEKFTPKLKSHIYHGSDRIIGDDEFDILITSYGIIRQDLKILNNIDWNLIVIDEAQKIKNPSTQQTRAVKSLKSKNKIALTGTPIENNLSEYWSIFDFVNYGYLGKLNDFKKSYLNPIEKDENPDSLNSLKTITQPFILRRLKTDDDIIQDLPDKITNDLYCNLSAKQAVLYNETLNAYMDNIEKLESINRRGKIFELINSLKQICNHPAQLTKSRNVNINDSGKMQLLINTLESILDNDEKVLIFTQYVQMGKIIKKVLEDKFDEDVLFLHGSLSRYKRDKLVRKFQSDDDSRIFILSLKAGGTGLNLTAACNVIHYDLWWNPAVENQATDRAYRIGQDVNVMVYRFITTGTFEERINDMLEDKQELADITIGSGGKFITEMDDDTLRQLLRLRNRID
- a CDS encoding 4Fe-4S binding protein; this encodes MANPYKIGDNCVACGLCMQACPTNCIAEGNPHVIDEAACVGCGLCAEACPVDAISQT